The genome window ACAGGAAATTACAAGACTGGCACTTCAGACCCCGGAAACCAATTCTAGTCCTGGGTGACTCAAATATCAACCGCATTCCCTTCTACAGTAACCCAGACATCCAACTGGACAGCTACCTCGGAGGCAATTTACATCGCTGTCTAAAAATATACGAGAAAATAGCCATCACCCCATCAGTCAAGAAAATACTGTCTATAGGACTAAACAATAGCGACCAGGACCCCAAACAAGCCTTCATCAAACAGTTAAGGCATtggcaaaacaaacaagtcTCCCTTCCCCAATGCTGACATATACTTTGCCATCATCAAATTTTCACCCAATCTGACCCcgagacaacaacaaaacctcAAACTCATCAATAACACAATAGCAACATACCTTCCGTTTCTGGCTAAGATACCACATGACATATTCATCACTGAACAGGACAACATCCACTGGACACCCACAACAGCAACCACCATCTTCCACCATCAATACTGGTGCCACCAACTAAATCTATGACTCCGCCCCAACCTAACCCGGCCATTTACATCCACGACAAGAAATAGAACACAGATACAACCCCTCTCCCAACCCCTCCCGGAATCCTACCACCACACCGACTGACCCTAACCACAATCTCAACTCAAACATTCTGAACCAATCAAAAGCCAAACAAAAGAACTATCTATAAGACAACCCACAACCCCGACAATTCTATTTACTCCCCAAAATCCACAAAGACCCACAAACTTGGCTGATCCCTCATGAGGTTCCTCCTGGTAGACCAATCGtctcagactgcagcagcaccacctaCAACATATCCCAATATATTGGCCACTTCCTCTGCCCCCTCTCCACCAAACACCCCAGCTACATTAAAGATACCTACCATTTCCTTTACATAATCAGACCCATGACCACCCATAAACAACCTTTAcactaacatacacacagtcttAGGACTACAAACAGTACAGACCATTTTCAACAGATACCCAGACAACAATAGACCGGCCCAAGAAATCATCCAACTACGATCCATCTGTTTGAAAAATATTGACTTTTGCTTCAACAAAGAATATCACTTACAAATCAACGGTACAGCCATGGGTCACAGATATGCACCATCATACGCCAACATATACATGAGCGAGTGGGAGCGAGAAGCCGAAGCCAAATACACGCACCAACCCCTTTCAAGCACCCGTCAAGCACATCATAGACACACAACAGTCTTCTCTCAGTCCACCAACGCAACACACTAAAGTGTACTTCAAAACCAAAGACCCCCATGCActattacacaaacacagttacCACCCCAAGCATACATTCAGTGGTATAATCAAATCACAACTAATCCGATTCTACCGTATCTCTTCAGAACCCGCAGACTTCCAGACAGCCACCCGCCCATTGTTCCATAGcctcagacagagaggacactCCAAATGTTTCCTCCGCACAATAAAGAATGACACCCTGGCCTCTCTCGTGCTCACTCGCTCCCTAAACCATCACTCCATACCACCACACTCCGGGCTGGGATGGACTCCACCTGCAACTACTCCTACCCCCACGTTTATTCTACCTGTTATCCAAGACCCACAAACCTCCTGAAACTGGGACAGTTCCCTTTAAGATATCTGCAGGCAGACCTATAGTGAGTGATTGTGGTTCAGTGTCATATCGTGTagcaaaatatattattttcgCCTTTTTCTCGCGTCGTCTCTCCCCAGCGGAACGGAATTACGATGTGGGAAACCGGGAACTGCTGGCGGTGGTTCTGGCCTTACAGGAGTggcggcactggctggagggggcAGCTCACCCATTCATTGTTTGGACGGACCACAAAAACTTGTCATACCTCCGCTCTGCTAAGAGGCTGAACTCCCGGCAGGCTCGCTGGGCTCTATTCCTGGGGCGATTCAATTTTACCTTAACTTACCGCCCGGGTTCCCGTAACCGAAAGCCTGACGCCCTCTCTCGTCAGTTCGCCACGGAGGAGGGTGAGGACAACGCGGAGACGATCCTtccccctgtgtgtgtggtaggggCGGTCCGGTGGCAGGTGGAGCAGGAAGTCACCGACGCACTGAAGGACCACCAGGCGCCGGACGGATGTCCTCCCGGACGGCTGTCCTCCCGGACGGCTGTTCGTCCCGCCCCCTGTCCGCACCCCAGTACTCCTCTGGGGGCACACCTCCCGGATAGCCTGCCACCCAGGGGTGCATAGGACATTGTCGCTCATCCAGCAATGCTTCTGGTGGCCATCCATGGCGGCAGACATTCGAGCCTTCGTCGCCTCCTGCTTGGTCTGTGCAAGAAACAAACCATCACACCAGGCCCCTGCGGGTCTCCTGCACCCCTTACCGATACCTCCCCGTCCCTGGTCCCACATAGCCATAGATTTCGTTACGGGCCTACCACCATCGGAGGGTAACGACACCATTTTAACCATAGTTGACCGGTTCTCCAAAGCGGCCCATTTTATTCCCCTCTCTAAACTCCCCACCACATTGGAAACTGCAAACCTGCTTGTAAGTCACGTCTTCAGACTCCATGGGATCCCCACAGACATTGTATCAGACAGGGGCCCACAATTCACTTCGCAGGTTTGGAAGGCTTTCTGCCGAGCTCTGGGGGCTACAGCCAGCCTTACCTCCGGTTATCATCCTCAGTCCAATGGCCAGACTGAGCGGGCAAACCAAGACCTGGAGAGCTCGCTGCGCTGCATCGCCTCTCGCCTCCCCGCCTCATGGTCCACACATCTTCCCTGGGTAGAGTACGCACATAACACTTTGATCAGCTCCGCCACCGGTATGTCCCCATTTATGATTACCACAGGCTACCAACCCCCTCTATTTCCCAGTCAAGAGTCTGATGCGACGGTTCCCTCCGTCCAAGCGCAGCTCCGCAGAATCCAGCGGGTGTGGCGGGAGGCGCGAGCGGCGTTAGGCAGGACGGCAGAGCGGAACAAACGCCTGGCAGACCGACGACGCACCCCCGCTCCAGACTATCAGGTGGGCCAGGAGGTCTGGCTCTCCTTACGGGATCTTCCCCTCCAAGTCGACTCCCGAAAAATGGCCCCCCGTTACATCGGCCCTTACCCCATAGAAAAAATCATTAACCCCAGTGCAGTCCGGCTCCGGCTCCCTGCCTCTCTTAAGATTCACCCCGTGTTTCATGTCTCACTACTCAAGCCAGTCACCCACAGCCCTCTCCAGCCGCCCGCACCGCCGCCACCGCCTCCCCGCATCATCGATGGCCACCCGGCTTACACAGTGAATCGGGTTCTGGATGTCCGCAGGCGAGGCCGAGGGTTCCAATACCTCGTTGACTGGGAGGGATACGGCCCAGAAGAGCGCTCCTGGATCTCGCGTTCCCTCATACTGGACTCCGATCTGCTGCGGGATTTTTACGCACGAAACCCAGGGAAACCAGGTAGAACGCCAGGTGGCGTTCGTTAGTGGGGGGGTACTGTTATGGTCTGATTTTCCTGTGCTCATATCTTGtgcctctctcacactctctctctctctctccacctgtcacaGGCAGAGCACAAAGAGGCGGGGCGATCTCCTCGACAGCAGGCTTCCCCAAACGCACCTGCTTGATTTACTCCAATCAGCCTGACTACTTAAGGCACCTCCTGATACACTCCTGTGCCGGATGATTACTGTAGTTACCCTATGCGTGCTTACTGACGACTCGATCTCCCGCCTCTAGTGATTCTGGTATCTCTTGTGCTtcacagattttgtttttgagctTTTGTTATACGCCAGCGTGAGATATTCCTCTTGAGCTAATCTTCTCGTTTTCCCCCCCTAGTTATCAGGCGATTTAGTGTTACGTTGCTACTTTTCCCGTTGTGGCTGAGTCATCGATTTGTTTTTTCCCctaagctgcagtgtttttccaccgcaggtggttttctgttttcccctgttGTTGAATAAACGACCGTCTCCGAACTACTGCTGTTGGGTCCGGACTCTCCTTTACACTAGCCTAACaattggccacattaacctaggatacaagccaaactgcaagcgccacaacctcagttttcctgggagccatgatttatctattctctccagccattctgcaacatcctttctaaattgcacaacctgttcaacatcattcaggtccacattattCCACCGTCCTAaactcttgactgatttctccctaattgttgggatttcctcaccatctatagcaaacttcccATCACTTACTTACCCTCTGTATATTCCACAGGGAcataatgtatttatatttcagactttaaaacaaaaagtgtaTATTGTGCCTTAATTACCATAATACATGTTGTAGatttaagaaaatgtaaaaataaaaatacctcTTCTCAAACAAGCAGTCAGGGTCCACAGAAAGAGTCCATGTTTAGGTTTGACACCACTCATGAGAGATCCTGTATCAGGGTGAGGACACAAGGGTTCATGTTGAGACGATGCTTcgagtttttgttttctactttgGTTCCTTTTTCAAGGTTAATGGAGAAGAAACACCTGTAGAATAAAAGCATATTAAGAATTTCAAttggtcattaaaaaaaaaaaaaaaaaactatatacaGTCATGGACAAAAATATTGGCACCCCTCAGGAAATGCTAATCCACATCCAGAGCCAAGGCCAAGAGTCAGACCCAGACTAAGACCATACTCACCTTTGAAGAAACTCCAGAGTTGAAGCCAGCTCAAATGGATAGTGAATGTTGAAACAATAGTCGCTCCCGAACATGAGGCACAATGCAGAAATGAAGGAGGAGATGTTTGTGTTGACAAGGTTCCGATCCAGACTTGGCATGTACCTTGTTGAGGAATAGCAGGACTGTCCAATGAACAAATTATTTAACAGGTTATATtaataaacactgcactcacatgacaaaaaaacaaaagcaaacaaacaaaaacatgaaacagacttACCATAGACAATAACAGTGGGTGTCAGAGGCACTTGCTCCAGTTGGACCTCTTCTGCCAGACATGTATGTTCTACATGGAAGAACATGGACTCCTCCTTCTCATCGAAGTAGCTGAGCAGAAGCAGGAGCATCTCTTTCACATCATCTCAGCAGCCACTTTGCTGTCCCCGCATCCTCTGAAGCCTTGTGTAAGTCTGAAGGAACTTTGTGCTCTTGCTGACACAAACTGTGGTCATGTAGTTGAGAAGCCTTTTCCCTTTCAAATCCAAATTTTGTGTGAATGTCTCTTTGAGGTCAATCCCAGTGAGTTCCTTGAAGTGGACTGACATGCCAAGTTCATCAAACAAAAACGGCCACTCCTCTCTAAGGTATTTGATACTTTTCCCCTGGTTGACATGTTGACGCTGTGTGTAAAAAGTGGACTTCATCAGACATTTTACCTCCTCTGGATTGGCATCAGAGTGCTGGAACATCACCTTAAGCTTTTCCATCTTTTGCTGCTGGCTCTGTAGAGTTTCTTCACGGGGCAGAAACTTTACATTCCATTTAATGCATCTGTAAGTGTCCTGCATTGCTGCTCTCTCTTCTAACAGGATCTCATCTGTGTCTGAGTCATCAgcctgatgttttctttttcttattttgggTGTCGAAGTGCGCCTCACATTTTCAATTCTGTTTTGCAACTGTTTGACAAGAGAATGGTAGCCTGTTCCAACAATATCGCCCTCGATTACATCTTGCAGAAAACTGGGATATTTTGCCACCATTTTTCTTGCAACGTCAGTTGAATGTTTTTTACCTACATGAGGgcatttttttcatcatctgaGTCACAACAATCCGGACCATTTGCCTCCTCAGTCTTGGGCCTggcctttttctcctctccaaaGAATCCATCAATTCCTCAGGAATTTTACTCCATGGAATTTCAAAGTTGTAGTCCCACTGTGTGTCAAGTCCTGGGCTGGTGGAGGAGGTTGATGAACTTCGGGGTGAAACAGAGCGATGACAGCGATTGGGTAGGTGAGGCTTCCACAGATGTCAGTGAGCTGTTTTCAGGAGTTTGgtctttaaatgacaaaaaaataagatTATGATTCACACTCTACAATATTACACAATGTCCATGTCTGCTTTTGATTTGGAATAGTTCTGTAGTGGTGTATGGTGTTTTTACTTACATTTCCAAACAGACAGGAGCTTTCTGGCTTGTACAGGTCTTAATGCAGTCATCAAATCAGCCTCTGTTACAAAGCGTAGATCATCACACGTCTTGACTCCAATGGACTGCAAGTGCTCCACCAGgatatttttgtttgctgctggaAGTTCTGGTAGGACTTCCATGATGGCAACATCTAGGAAGGTTCGCTCTGAGTCACTCATCTTTTCCCTAAAAGAAATGCCaccttcaaacagaaaaaatatacagtacatacacttAACAGACATGGACATGCATCAGGTAGCATTTATATTAATGTCAAACTATTTACAGTGAGAAGTGAGTGAGCTttaatttgactttattttgcCAAAAACTGTGTTTTAGTGGAATGACTTGATATCCATCAAGAATGTATGATACCAAAGGATAGAAATCAGACAGATCATTAATGTTGATACACTGTAACCCAAGACTGTCCTTGGCCACAGAATACAGATGGTATTCTGAGAGGAAGACGCCTTTGTGGATATCCATCAAAACATACACAGATGTGTCATTTTGAATCAAGATGAGAAGAAGTTCACCAAACTCCATATACTCATCATTTCTATACATGAGAAACTGTCCTTTTTTATATGCAGTGCCCTTGTACTGAATGTCTGTGGTAACTGTGGTATTGCCTTCTGAAAAGGCTAACTCCTTGACTGCATGTTTAATGGTGTCACTGTAGAGGCTGggataaaacacacaacagtaCACAACTTGCAGTAGTTTACTGCATTCTTGCCCAGCTAAAAGATATGCCTGATACATCTGATGACGCTGTGACAAAGTTTGACAAATGTTTCTGAAGTTTTTCAAGTGTCAGGCACATCATAACTGTTTACTTTGTGTCCATGACCTCATCAATGGACCAAATTTCAACAACAGTGCTGGATAATGGTGCAAATAGTGGTGCTTGGGTTTTAGTTGAATTTCAGGAAACAACATCTTTCTCAGCTCCAAATATTCTTGTATCAAAATGTCAAGATATGCTATCTGGGACAAGGAAATGTTCTGAGCACGATCTGAGCAAGATCCACAATGTCTTTTAGCTGGAGAGCTAACTGCCATACTTCATCCTCATGGTTTTGCACTTTGTCACCAATCAAACTGGTAGTAATCTCAAAAGATTCCAATTTTGAGTCTCTTGTCTTGGCTCCATCAGGTTTGACAGCACATGGCTTTTTGAGTGCTTCAGATCCTTTATACTTAAAGTGTTTGATACGCCTGTTCAAGAGTGAGTATGTGaaccattttttgttttttataatgTTATTCAGGTACAGTGCTAGATCATAGGACACGACTCCTTCAAAGAGGTCATGACCTAAACAAGGCGGGAGACCAGGCTGGGATACATGAAAAGACTCAAGGGTATTAAAGATAGAGTTTACCTTTATTCCTCTGACGTCTCGGATGTTTTCAGCCTGGAGATCGGCAACAGCCGTGTCATGTGTCTCGGGTGCGTGGAGGACCACACACATTCGGATCTGCCTCAAACTCACTTCTTGTGATTTCACAGTACCTGCAAAAATATTGAGAGCAGCTAAAGTTCTCTGTAAACCCGCCTATGCAATGAGAACCGAAGTTATCCCCAGCAATACAGTAAAGCCCCCCTTTTACTGTTTCTCCATTCCATGTGTCTCCAAAGATTTCAGATCTGCCAACAACTCTGAGAAAACTTTGGCTATTCCAAAATGCTTAAAGTCCTTCTCAGCACACAACAAGACTAAAAACATATTATCAGTATTTGAACGCAAATGAATGGGTAAATTTGCTAATGAAAGGTACACTGCAAGTACTTTGTGCGTCTTTTTAGCAGAAGCTAGGGGATtcacaacttcaaatgaatcTTGGTACAAGATCAGTTTGAGGCTTTCAGGGTTTTCATTAAAGAACTGGTGACATTTGAAATTTTGTCCATCATATAAATCTGTAAAAACCTCTATCTCCAAACTGGTGTGACTGTGTATTCTTCCATAAATCTGGCTGTAAAAAGTTCTTCAGAGTCTCTGCCACTGGTATGTAGTAAGCACTTTTTTGTGTCAGGTTTTCATCCATTCCCAACACCACTTCTTGGGGTTCCGTGTATTTAAACAGTTTTGCGAATGTCTGATTTCTTGTGTATGTTGTTCTTAATTGTTCATGATGACAGGCAGAGAACAAATCTGACTCTTTAATGCAGTCACAGATTTTAGTGACTGCTTCATCTGCTAGGCCCATatcattttttaataaagaagtTACTTTAGTTATTGTGTAGGCTTGAACTCGTGCGCATTTTGCATTTCCTCAACAATAATCTGTATAGTAGAGGCAGGAATAAGCAGCTGTCCTTGTAGTTTAAGGTAAAAGAGACACATGTTTCTGAGATAAGACTGACTTTCATTCTCTGGCATGTCACTGGCTGCACTAGCTGTTGGCATGgcttcatgtgtgtttcctgaTTCATCTGTGCTGGCAATGACATTTGGGGGCTGAGGGCGAGATTCCCTGTACATGACATCAATACCATCAGGGGAGCATGCTTTATGCTTCCTACACATGTGAGAAGTAAATGATGACTTTTTTGTGAAGACATACTTACAACCACTTACTGGACATGACACAGACCTGCCCTCTTCAATATGATCATGTAAGTGTGACACTAGCTCCTTCACCATGTGAAAATGGCGGACACATAATGAAATTGCGCATTTTAAATCTGCAACCACAGCTTTGGGAACAGCTTGCACTGCAGGTGCATCGTGCACACGATAAAAATGTCCCTTGAAAGCTGAGTACGTGGTAACTGTTTAACTACAGTTGGCGCAAACACAATGAGACTCATTCCTATGCACTCTGCAATGTAGTACATATCCTCTTAATGTATCCAATTGCTTTTTACAAAAGACGCAGGTGATCATTTTTAGGATTTCAAGGGACTTCTGAGCTTTTCAGCTGAACTAATTATACTAACTATCTACTGCTAGCTTACACCATGCGCTTTCCACAAACATTTTCGTCTTGAAAAAAAGTAGCCTAAATGCGAAGCTTAGCTCACCGTGCAAACGTTCCAATTTCCGATGGAACAGCCACAAACTTCAACCAACAAACTTCTTAAAATTGTAGACTTCTCgtaaaaacttttaaaaatgacaaagtgGTCCGAAATCTCCGCGCTGCTCCTGCTTCTCCACAGATCGCGCTGCGAAATATTCTTTTTAGGTGGTGTTTTGAAAGGGTGAAACCACCACCAAACGATGCATTGTTTGTTGAATGGCATGTTTTCAGCACTTATTATTATGGCCCTTAATTAATTGgtgttgtcttgtttgtatgttttaattGTACTTGAAAAGTACTATAAGAGAGTATCTTTTAGATTCCCCCCTTTTTGGCCAGTGAGatggatttgctgttttctaaATAATAAATCTATCAAAAATATATGGAATGGTTCCAGGTGACCTTTTGACCCCTCTTCAAGCTGTCCTATATTCTGATATAACAGTATGTTGTTTTGAGTGTCCTTATATTTGTTTAAGATTTGTTggtgtttcttttctttaggAATATAGTTTTATTTTAGATTCTCGGGATTACATGACATCATTTCTTTCAaaaatttgaaagaaatttCAATTAATAACTGCAtgatctgaatgaatgtgaataaCCTGTGCCAGTGCAGATTGTGCCCCCTAGGGTTAACAACACAACCTCCATCCCATTTTTAACCCTACCCTGACCTTGACCCACCCTTTCCATAAACCTAACCTCCTTCCCTAACCCTTTGCCTTACCCAGACTTTTCCCTAACCCTTACCCCCCaaccccaaccctaaccctggGGTTGGGTAAAAACCTTTTGACTCCTTGTGCTTTACTGCGTCTCtgtttatattgtattttacaccttttaaaagcctttttatcttgcttttattgttttttatggtTTGCTTTTAAATTGATAAGTAATTAAAAGTTAATTTTAATCGTGGCTTGAGGATCCCTGCACCAGAGACCCATTCTACTGCAGTTGGTCATTCAACCAAACTTTTGGAAGCAAagtctctcctcctgcaggattCACTGTTGAAATCCACCATTGGAGAGACCAGCCAGCGGACGTTGACCTACTGAGTAGCCACTGCTGAAATCCACCATTCCGGACCCAGGGACCGAGAGCAGACCAACTGCCAGACATCAGACTACTGAGGTAGGCTTCCTCCTTCCACAattttttaacacacatttctttcataGAGGCCGGGTTGTACAGGTAGCCAAAAGATTATGAATTGACAGTCTACATATAGAACCtccacacacagaacacaccaACAATTACACCCCACACCCTCTCATGCCATCCACACGACGCCGACGCTGCACCAACAGAACAGAACCGGACAAAAGTTGCATCCAATACTAACACCTGGATGCACAACAACATGCTCATTTTACAAGACCACTCCTCCCAAACCCTGACTTCATTTCAACCTATTCCAAAGGATCCCCTGGCCCTTCAAATAGCCCTTGGTTGGGCCAGAAAGCGATATGGCAATAAACTGACACAGACCACTATGATGAAATTTTTACATGTCTCTGtacttttctcttttgttttcctatTTTATGTAGTTGATCTTTAGTcttagctgttttactgttgtattgaCCAGAGGATGTCCTGGTGGATTAGCTGTTGTAACCCCACTGCAATTAACCCCTGGGTACTGAGCAAATGGCATGAGGAAATTATACCTGACTGTGAATTCCTGAGATGAGGATACCATAAGCtttaactgtttttctgttgccatctgttAAACAAGTTCTGCTAAGTTCAACCAAAGGCCAGAGGCATGTCAGAGTATAAGAAcggggtgaaaacatctgatcagtgaGCACAACTCTTACTGCCGTGtggttctgtggctgtgtctcctctctatagAGATTAAACACTTTGTGCATGCTACTTGCTTTccagagtggtttgtttggctctctataggCAGACCGGGAAAATTTTCCACAACACCACTATTCACACACTCCACCATACTGTTAACATCACCCCACTGACCGACCAGCAGCCTTTCCTTCCTACCAGCCTGGAACAATCGTCCCCTCTCCCCCATACAAGAAATAGACCATGTAGGCTACGCAGACTTTCCACCATTAccactgagaaaacacaggcCTTATTACAGCCTGCAGCACCTACTGTAGGACCCCACCCCGACCATCTACAGAACCACTAGCCACTCATAGGGGCCCCAGGGAACTGAATCTGGGAGACACACAGGAGTTTCCACCCCTCCCCATGCCCACAAAACAGGGGACTTTTTAGAAATCCCTCCATTTGGGGCCCAAACCAACTTTAACTGACCACATCttaaatagtcatgaaaattGACTTACAGGCCTCCCTCCCCCTCAGGAACAGTCCACACCAAAGGTGATGGAAGGCACATCCGGGTCCCTCCTGAGCCAGAAACAGAACCAACTTCCCCTGCTGCCACTTTCCCCCATTGTTTATATTAAAAAACTCACTGGGGTGGAAACAACACAGAAAGCGGTATCCCAGAGTCAGTCCCACCCTTCCCAAAGTGGGTCCTggttcctctccttctcctccagcacttctccctcctcccgccaccccccccccctcacatgGGACCTCTGCTCCCCTCTCCCGGACCAGTACCCGACAGGGGAAGACTCCCCCGGGAGAGAAATCCACTGACCTGTCCCAATCAGTTTCAGAAGAAGATTTCATCAGCCCCCAGAAAAATGGGAAAccatggagggagaaaaagaaaaggagggccGGCCTCAGTAAACGtgccaaaaaacagaaatgtcaactCAAAGATCAGTCAGTGTCAGCTGCACCCCCCCTGTCAAATGTAGCTGTTTTGAAGGAAAACTCACCCATTAGAGTCCTAACTCCTGCTCCATCTGCTCCTCCTACAGGACCGGCAGTAACATCGGGCCTGCGTCTGGATCCTCAGCCAGAGAAAGTGGTAACACTGGTGGAGAGGAAACATATGATGAGATGTGAGTCTGAAAAGCATAACGATGCTGATGACCCAGACAAAAACAACCTCTCTGATCCTCCCACCTTTAAAACTACACTTACCTCTGGCCAGCGGGATCCACAAAGCCACCCGATCCTGCCGCACC of Chelmon rostratus isolate fCheRos1 chromosome 17, fCheRos1.pri, whole genome shotgun sequence contains these proteins:
- the LOC121620571 gene encoding uncharacterized protein LOC121620571 isoform X1, producing MAMWDQGRGGIGKGCRRPAGAWCDGLFLAQTKQEATKARMSAAMDGHQKHCWMSDNVLCTPGWQAIREVCPQRSTGVRTGGGTNSRPGGQPSGRTSVRRLVVLQCVGDFLLHLPPDRPYHTHRGKDRLRVVLTLLRGELTREGVRLSVTGTRAAGRNTRQCGQHQQALTQRWAKRPMTSDVSTENNCSSQPLIMSSSLRTLLDCQHLHPGQKVTTAASPCGMAPAPCPAERTSSAS
- the LOC121620571 gene encoding uncharacterized protein LOC121620571 isoform X2 gives rise to the protein MSAAMDGHQKHCWMSDNVLCTPGWQAIREVCPQRSTGVRTGGGTNSRPGGQPSGRTSVRRLVVLQCVGDFLLHLPPDRPYHTHRGKDRLRVVLTLLRGELTREGVRLSVTGTRAAGRNTRQCGQHQQALTQRWAKRPMTSDVSTENNCSSQPLIMSSSLRTLLDCQHLHPGQKVTTAASPCGMAPAPCPAERTSSAS